In Poecile atricapillus isolate bPoeAtr1 chromosome 9, bPoeAtr1.hap1, whole genome shotgun sequence, the following are encoded in one genomic region:
- the ACOX2 gene encoding peroxisomal acyl-coenzyme A oxidase 2, whose translation MALLETSKYSQGSVLGSVNPDLASERQTASFSVEKLTALLDGGTEQTRIRRAVVEVIESDPVFSRENQYFQTQNERYEAAVRKAVHLQKKMHEMGWTENGPEFKYIYRALSGDVAFLLHRVFMRSISVLGSDKQISKWIPLATQHKLIGSYAQTELGHGTYLQGLETTAVFDTATQEFILNTPKISAMKWWPGDMGRSATHTVVFAQLYIHGKCYGIHPFIVQIRSLQDHSLCPGITAGDIGPKMNFEHIDNGYLLLKNVRIPRENMLSKFCEVQPDGTYVRQGSQKINYFTMTTVRISLISDEVLTPLMKACTIAIRYSVVRRQSKLKPGEQEAKILDYQTQQEKLLPQLAAAYAFHFINDYLQELFNRGYTEIQRKNFDMLPELHALSSGFKAVITQHCTAGVEICLRACGGHGYSLLSGLPSLYTKILASCIYEGENTILLLQTARFLIKCFMAASAGQPVPPSVTYLAAVKHGRCPAKNKLDFLSPDIYTEAYQHVAVRLTSSTAAKLQDLIQSGVKKHDAWNQCTVQLVQAAKAHCHYIAVKNFAETVEKLETKAGIQKIMKHLCDLFALHGIFSNTGAFLHDGYTSAAQMDMVTASYLDLLAVIRKDAVPLVDAFDFTDKSLNSALGSYDGQVYQRLYEWAQKSPTNQMSPAYERYLKPLLHNTLSKL comes from the exons ATGGCTCTGCTGGAGACCAGCAAATACTCGCAGGGCTCAGTGCTCGGCAGTGTGAACCCCGACCTCGCCAGTGAGCGGCAAACAGCCTCCTTCAGCGTGGAGAAGCTCACGGCCCTGCTGGATGGCGGCACGGAGCAGACGCGGATACGGAGGGCAGTGG TGGAAGTTATCGAGTCTGACCCTGTATTTAGCAGAGAAAATCAGTATTTCCAGACCCAGAATGAGAGGTATGAAGCAGCAGTCAGGAAGGCTGTTCATCTCCAGAAAAAGATGCATGAGATGGGATGGACTGAGAATGGACCTGAATTTAAGTACATTtacag GGCACTGTCAGGAGATGTCGCGTTCCTCCTCCACCGCGTCTTCATGAGAAGTATTTCAGTGCTGGGCTCTGACAAACAAATTTCCAAATGGATTCCTCTCGCCACCCAGCACAAGCTTATTGGAAGCTACGCACAGACTGAACTGGGACATG gcacttaCCTTCAGGGTTTGGAAACGACAGCAGTCTTTGATACTGCTACTCAGGAGTTTATACTGAACACACCAAAGATCTCTGCCATGAAGTGGTGGCCTGGAGATA TGGGAAGATCAGCAACCCACACAGTGGTCTTTGCTCAGCTGTACATCCATGGGAAGTGCTATGGCATCCATCCTTTCATCGTGCAGATACGCAGCCTTCAGGATCATTCCCTCTGCCCAG GCATAACTGCAGGAGATATCGGGCCCAAAATGAATTTTGAGCACATTGACAATGGCTACCTCCTGCTGAAGAATGTGCGCATCCCCAGGGAGAACATGCTGAGCAAGTTTTGTGAG GTTCAACCAGATGGCACCTATGTAAGACAGGGGTCGCAGAAGATTAATTACTTCACAATGACGACAGTGCGCATTTCACTCATTTCAGACGAGGTTCTGACACCCCTCATGAAGGCTTGCACCATCGCCATCCGATACTCGGTGGTTCGCCGGCAGTCCAAGTTAAAGCCTGG GGAACAAGAAGCAAAAATCCTTGACTACCAGACTCAGCAAGAGAAACTTCtgccccagctggcagcagcctaTGCCTTTCATTTCATCAATGACTACCTGCAGGAGCTATTCAACAGGGGGTACACAGAGATCCAGAGGAAGAACTTTGACATGCTGCCAGAG CTTCATGCATTATCTTCAGGTTTTAAAGCCGTGATCACTCAGCACTGCACTGCAGGAGTGGAGATCTGTCTCCGGGCCTGTGGGGGCCATGGCTACTCCCTGCTGAGTGGACTGCCTTCCTTGTATACCAAAATACTTGCCTCTTGTATTTATGAAGGGGAAAACACCATTTTGCTCCTGCAAACTGCCAG GTTCCTGATTAAGTGCTTCATGGCAGCCAGTGCTGGCCAGCCTGTGCCACCATCTGTCACTTATCTGGCTGCAGTGAAACATGGGAGGTGTCCAGCCAAGAACAAGTTGGATTTTCTCAGTCCAGATATTTACACTGAGGCCTACCAACACGTGGCAGTCAG gctcacaagcagcacagcagcaaaactACAGGATTTAATTCAGTCTGGAGTCAAAAAGCATGATGCATGGAACCAGTGCACAGTGCAGCTGGTGCAGGCTGCAAAG GCTCACTGCCACTACATTGCCGTGAAAAACTTTGCAGAAACTGTGGAAAAACTCGAGACCAAGGCTGGCATCCAGAAGATTATGAAACATCTCTGTGACCTCTTTGCACTACATGGGATCTTCTCAAATACAGGAGCCTTCTTGCATGATGGATACACATCTGCAGCTCAAATGGACATGGTCACAGCATCCTACCTGGACCTCCTGGCTGTCATTCG GAAGGATGCTGTGCCACTGGTGGACGCTTTTGACTTCACGGACAAGAGCCTGAACTCTGCGCTCGGCAGCTACGATGGGCAGGTTTACCAGCGGCTCTACGAGTGGGCTCAGAAGTCACCCACCAACCAG ATGAGCCCAGCCTACGAGAGGTATTTGAAGCCACTTCTGCACAACACACTATCGAAATTATGA
- the KCTD6 gene encoding BTB/POZ domain-containing protein KCTD6, with amino-acid sequence MDNGDWGYMMTDPVTLNVGGHMYTTSLTTLTRYPDSMLGAMFRGDFPTARDSQGNYFIDRDGPLFRYVLNFLRTSELTLPLDFKEFDLLRKEADFYQIEPLIQCLNDPKPLYPVDTFEEVVELSSTRKLSKYSNPVAVIITQLTITTKVHALLEGISNHFTKWNKHMMDTRDCQVSFTFGPCDYHQEVSLRVHLMEYITKQGFTIRNTRVHHMSERANENTVEHNWTFCRLARKTDD; translated from the exons ATGGATAATGGAGACTGGGGATATATG ATGACTGATCCAGTCACGCTAAATGTGGGTGGACACATGTATACGACCTCCCTCACAACTCTAACGAGATATCCTGACTCAATGCTCGGGGCCATGTTCAGGGGAGACTTCCCCACTGCCAGGGACTCTCAGGGCAATTACTTTATTGACAGAGATGGACCACTTTTCCGTTATGTTCTTAACTTTTTAAGGACCTCAGAGCTCACTTTGCCACTGGACTTCAAGGAGTTTGACCTGCTCCGGAAGGAAGCGGACTTCTATCAGATTGAACCCTTAATTCAGTGTCTTAATGACCCCAAGCCGCTGTATCCCGTGGATACCTTTGAGGAGGTGGTGGAGCTGTCCAGCACCCGGAAACTTTCCAAGTACTCCAACCCGGTGGCTGTGATCATCACGCAGCTCACCATCACGACGAAAGTCCATGCACTATTGGAAGGCATTTCAAACCACTTCACCAAGTGGAATAAGCACATGATGGACACCAGGGACTGCCAGGTGTCCTTCACCTTTGGGCCGTGTGATTACCACCAGGAAGTGTCGCTCCGAGTGCATCTCATGGAGTACATCACAAAGCAAGGCTTCACGATCAGGAACACCAGAGTCCATCACATGAGTGAGCGTGCCAATGAAAACACAGTGGAGCATAACTGGACTTTCTGTAGACTGGCACGGAAAACAGATGACTGA